The Simkaniaceae bacterium genome contains a region encoding:
- a CDS encoding AMP-binding protein has protein sequence MKKGIARLIGWSVRLLLSLRYRIKIKNTKELKKLKGSKRGCLILPNHPAEIDPIIVLAHLWKNFKPHPLVVEKFYYYPGARFFMDLMGAIPIPDFETSVNTWKVKKGDEAFENILTRLKNGENLLIYPSGFLKRTAHEKIGGSSLINRLLTEYRDFDIVLLRVEGLWGSMFSRALSGSIPPFWGLVWKGIKILFKNFLFLTPRRDVTLEFAVNPIDFPQTEDKLTLNQYLENFYNQYRDDEGRIVKEEPLRLVSYRFYKDKVPQVEFDPKKQSLFPEDIKISQKTKDKINPYLQKVIDKPDLEIKDEMQLSADLGMDSLDIANVYAFLTKEFDLHLKVQPGELRLVRDLYVLATKCKEKETNPFKIEEKKIAKWTEEGIRPIQALIDERNIPISFLKTCDRMKDLVACADAITGELTYQRFKLLALILSKKIAKMEGKYIGIMLPSSCGVYILVMAIMLAKKVPVMLNWTAGLRSLEHSIDLLNIKNVISSRKFLDKLDQVELGRLDDHLKLMEDIRLSISLKDKIAGAMLSKKKAKALIRHLDLESINREDHAVILFTSGTEAYPKAVPLSHRNILSNQAAALTCINLQSTDIMYCVLPPFHSFGFCLIGLLPLLCGMKVFYAPDPTDANQMAFDIEYYGLTILASAPSFLMNLLRVVKDHELRSVRLFVSGAEKSPAELGSSLVQLGSPDATFIEGYGITECSPVVTIQRPGTGAKGVGQPLPGITLRIINPETEEVIDDDKPGEVCIRGPSVFEGYIGPGKDKTFIEIEGEKYYRSADIGYIDGMGALVLSGRLKRFVKIGGEMVSLASVEHELICQSLERHFNINPNEACFVLSAIEKEGVKPKLGLLTTCELDRDSVNEMLKDSGFGRIVKITKVDVVDKIPTTGTGKIDYRAINARFQQELADMEAL, from the coding sequence ATGAAAAAGGGGATTGCTAGACTGATTGGTTGGTCTGTCCGTTTATTGCTTTCTTTACGCTATCGCATTAAGATTAAGAATACTAAAGAACTTAAAAAACTTAAGGGGTCTAAACGGGGCTGCCTTATCTTGCCTAACCATCCGGCTGAAATTGATCCGATTATTGTTCTTGCCCACTTGTGGAAGAACTTCAAACCGCATCCTCTTGTTGTTGAAAAGTTCTATTACTATCCCGGAGCCCGCTTTTTCATGGACTTAATGGGAGCCATTCCCATTCCGGATTTCGAAACATCCGTTAATACTTGGAAAGTGAAGAAAGGGGATGAGGCTTTTGAAAATATTTTGACCCGTTTGAAAAATGGGGAAAATCTTCTGATTTATCCTTCCGGATTTTTAAAGAGAACGGCGCATGAAAAAATCGGAGGGAGTTCATTGATTAATCGCTTGCTCACTGAGTATCGCGATTTCGATATTGTATTGCTTCGCGTTGAGGGGCTCTGGGGAAGTATGTTCTCGCGCGCTCTATCCGGAAGCATTCCTCCTTTCTGGGGACTTGTTTGGAAAGGGATTAAAATCTTATTCAAAAACTTCCTTTTTTTAACGCCTCGACGTGATGTGACGCTTGAATTTGCCGTCAATCCAATCGATTTTCCTCAGACGGAAGATAAGTTGACTTTGAATCAGTATCTTGAGAATTTTTATAACCAATATCGTGATGATGAGGGGCGCATTGTTAAAGAAGAGCCTTTGCGCTTAGTCTCCTATCGGTTTTATAAGGATAAAGTTCCTCAGGTTGAATTCGATCCGAAGAAACAGAGCCTTTTCCCTGAAGATATCAAAATTTCTCAAAAAACTAAGGATAAGATTAATCCGTATCTTCAAAAAGTGATTGATAAGCCCGATCTCGAGATAAAAGATGAGATGCAATTATCGGCAGATTTAGGAATGGATTCTCTTGATATTGCGAATGTCTATGCTTTTCTAACTAAGGAATTTGACTTGCATCTCAAGGTGCAGCCGGGTGAGCTTCGACTCGTGCGTGATTTATATGTTCTTGCTACAAAATGCAAAGAAAAAGAGACAAATCCTTTTAAAATCGAAGAGAAAAAGATTGCAAAATGGACTGAGGAAGGAATACGCCCCATTCAGGCGCTGATTGATGAGCGCAATATTCCCATTTCCTTTTTGAAAACATGCGATCGGATGAAAGATCTCGTTGCTTGTGCCGATGCGATCACAGGGGAGTTAACTTATCAGCGCTTTAAGCTTTTAGCCCTCATTCTCTCTAAAAAAATTGCTAAAATGGAGGGTAAGTATATTGGAATTATGCTTCCTTCTTCATGCGGTGTGTATATTTTAGTCATGGCAATCATGTTAGCAAAAAAGGTTCCTGTCATGTTGAATTGGACGGCAGGACTGCGCTCTCTTGAACATTCGATTGATCTTTTAAATATTAAAAATGTGATTAGCTCGAGAAAATTCTTAGATAAGCTCGATCAAGTGGAATTAGGCCGCCTTGATGATCATTTGAAGTTGATGGAAGATATCCGCTTAAGCATCTCGTTAAAAGACAAAATTGCGGGGGCTATGCTTTCCAAGAAAAAGGCAAAAGCGCTGATACGCCATCTCGATCTCGAGTCAATCAATCGAGAAGATCATGCAGTGATCTTATTTACAAGTGGGACCGAAGCCTATCCAAAAGCAGTTCCACTATCTCATCGCAATATTTTAAGCAATCAGGCGGCTGCTTTGACGTGCATCAACCTTCAGAGTACGGACATTATGTATTGTGTTTTGCCCCCTTTTCATTCATTTGGGTTTTGTCTCATTGGGTTATTGCCATTGCTTTGTGGAATGAAGGTCTTTTATGCACCGGATCCGACAGATGCTAATCAAATGGCATTCGATATCGAATACTATGGATTAACAATATTGGCTTCGGCTCCGAGCTTTTTGATGAATTTGCTGCGCGTTGTAAAAGATCATGAGCTTCGCTCAGTTCGTCTATTTGTCTCGGGAGCTGAAAAATCACCTGCCGAATTAGGCTCTTCCCTTGTTCAATTGGGCTCACCTGATGCGACTTTTATTGAGGGGTATGGAATCACGGAGTGTTCACCTGTTGTCACAATCCAAAGACCGGGAACGGGGGCAAAAGGTGTAGGACAGCCGCTTCCGGGTATTACACTACGGATTATCAATCCCGAAACGGAAGAGGTCATTGATGATGACAAGCCGGGGGAAGTGTGTATTCGCGGACCTTCTGTTTTTGAAGGATATATTGGACCGGGCAAGGATAAGACTTTCATCGAAATTGAAGGGGAAAAGTATTATCGCAGTGCAGACATTGGATATATTGACGGGATGGGGGCTTTGGTTTTATCGGGACGCCTCAAGCGGTTTGTAAAAATTGGGGGGGAGATGGTTTCCCTTGCTTCTGTTGAGCATGAATTGATCTGTCAATCACTGGAAAGACATTTTAATATTAATCCCAATGAAGCCTGTTTTGTCTTATCGGCTATTGAAAAAGAAGGCGTAAAACCTAAATTAGGTTTATTAACAACATGTGAGCTCGATCGAGATTCAGTCAATGAAATGTTGAAAGATTCCGGTTTTGGGCGCATTGTGAAGATTACAAAGGTTGACGTGGTTGATAAGATCCCAACGACAGGGACGGGAAAGATTGACTATCGCGCGATCAATGCGAGGTTCCAGCAGGAACTTGCTGATATGGAAGCACTTTAA
- the cysS gene encoding cysteine--tRNA ligase produces the protein MQPDEKSIYLKLYNTESRQKEKIVAHEPLKMYTCGPTVYDYAHIGNFRTYVFEDLLRKTLKFFGFGVKQVMNITDVDDKTIKGAVEAHQPLSEYTKKYIDAFFEDLERLNIEKAEIYPKATDHIPEMIAMIQKLLDKGIAYIGKDQSVYFDIAQFPCYGKLSHFSLEDLKANASEQNSSDEYEKDHLADFVLWKAYQEKRDGPIFWDSPFGKGRPGWHIECSAMAIKHLGDTLDIHVGGVDNIFPHHENEIAQSEACTQQCFAKHWLHCEHLLVNGKKMSKSLGNFFTLRDLMAKGFSGKEVRFALLQAHYRIQLNFTIDGLQAAKNAVRRLNDFIERLKRINEGPHDFAYRDYLMQAKCNFKEALADDLNISEALSVIFNLVRDINSLIDRQQISEKAAYEIITVLQHFDQVLGVMLFNEEQDIPEELLEALRLRQEARIQKDFKAADHYRDLIHSHGYIIEDSPEGSQLKKR, from the coding sequence ATGCAACCGGATGAAAAATCTATTTATTTAAAGTTGTATAATACTGAGTCTAGACAAAAAGAAAAGATTGTCGCTCATGAACCTTTAAAAATGTATACATGTGGTCCAACTGTCTACGACTATGCCCATATTGGCAATTTTAGAACCTATGTGTTTGAAGATCTCTTGCGCAAGACTCTCAAGTTTTTTGGTTTTGGTGTCAAGCAGGTGATGAATATCACAGATGTCGATGACAAGACGATTAAAGGAGCTGTTGAGGCGCATCAGCCTCTCAGTGAGTATACAAAAAAGTATATCGATGCTTTTTTTGAGGATTTGGAAAGGCTCAATATCGAGAAGGCGGAAATCTATCCTAAGGCGACAGATCATATTCCTGAAATGATTGCAATGATCCAAAAATTGCTAGACAAAGGGATTGCCTATATCGGGAAAGATCAAAGTGTTTATTTTGATATTGCTCAATTTCCATGTTATGGCAAGCTCTCCCATTTTTCGTTAGAGGATCTCAAAGCCAATGCCTCTGAGCAAAATAGCAGTGATGAGTATGAAAAAGATCATCTTGCCGACTTTGTTCTTTGGAAAGCTTATCAAGAAAAAAGAGATGGGCCCATTTTTTGGGATAGCCCTTTTGGGAAAGGACGCCCGGGATGGCATATCGAATGCTCAGCGATGGCGATTAAACACCTGGGAGATACTCTCGATATTCATGTTGGAGGAGTGGATAATATCTTCCCTCATCATGAGAATGAAATTGCTCAATCGGAAGCCTGTACACAGCAATGTTTTGCAAAACATTGGCTCCATTGTGAGCATCTCCTTGTTAATGGAAAAAAAATGTCTAAAAGTTTAGGCAACTTTTTTACCTTGCGCGATCTCATGGCAAAAGGATTTTCCGGAAAAGAGGTTCGCTTTGCTCTATTACAAGCTCATTACCGCATTCAATTGAACTTTACCATAGATGGTTTGCAAGCAGCCAAAAATGCAGTGAGACGGCTGAATGATTTTATTGAGAGACTCAAGCGCATTAATGAAGGCCCTCATGATTTCGCTTATCGAGACTATTTAATGCAGGCCAAGTGCAACTTTAAAGAGGCTCTAGCCGATGATCTCAATATTTCCGAAGCACTCTCTGTTATTTTCAATTTAGTTCGCGACATCAATTCTCTGATCGATCGACAGCAAATTTCAGAGAAGGCTGCTTATGAGATCATCACGGTATTACAGCACTTTGATCAGGTGCTTGGTGTGATGCTATTTAACGAAGAGCAGGATATTCCCGAAGAACTTTTAGAAGCGCTCCGCTTAAGACAAGAAGCGCGTATTCAAAAAGACTTTAAAGCAGCAGATCACTACCGAGATCTAATCCATTCTCACGGATACATTATTGAAGACTCTCCCGAAGGCTCGCAGCTAAAGAAGAGATAG